One window of Acidimicrobiales bacterium genomic DNA carries:
- a CDS encoding M14 family metallopeptidase produces the protein MDTTQEARTVAGHTLTPGTRTEMELRPAKLPSGGWMSIPVVALHGTRPGPTVWLSAAIHGDEICGVEIIRQVLAPLRPREMAGTLLAVPVVNVPGFANGDRYMPDRRDLNRSFPGSKRGSLASRFAHAFMSEIVQLCDVGIDLHTGSDHRRNVPQIRADLTDARTAELTRVFAAPYALHSRLRDGSLREAACSRGATALLYEAGEAWRFERDAIEVGVRGVRRVLSHLGVTSPDAASADVVPTTILGSSSWVRSPQSGLARLDVELGDTVTERQTIGVVADAIGTTQRPIRAPRAGVVIGRNESPVVHRGDALVHIAEHNAAEHSAGESA, from the coding sequence ATGGACACGACGCAAGAGGCCCGCACCGTCGCCGGCCACACCTTGACGCCCGGCACCCGCACCGAGATGGAGCTGCGGCCGGCGAAACTCCCCTCCGGCGGCTGGATGTCCATTCCCGTGGTCGCGCTCCACGGCACCCGACCCGGTCCCACCGTGTGGTTGAGCGCGGCCATCCACGGTGACGAGATCTGTGGCGTCGAGATCATCCGTCAGGTCCTGGCGCCACTACGGCCTCGGGAGATGGCCGGCACGCTGCTCGCCGTCCCCGTGGTCAACGTGCCCGGGTTCGCCAACGGCGACCGGTACATGCCCGACCGTCGCGACCTCAACCGGTCGTTCCCCGGATCCAAGCGCGGCTCGCTCGCCTCCCGCTTCGCCCACGCGTTCATGAGCGAGATCGTGCAACTCTGCGATGTCGGCATCGACCTCCACACCGGTTCGGACCATCGCCGCAACGTGCCCCAGATCCGGGCCGACCTGACCGACGCCCGGACGGCCGAACTCACCCGCGTGTTCGCCGCGCCCTACGCCCTGCACTCGAGGCTGCGCGACGGTTCACTTCGCGAGGCCGCGTGCAGCAGGGGCGCCACCGCGCTGCTCTACGAGGCCGGCGAGGCGTGGCGGTTCGAACGCGACGCGATCGAAGTCGGGGTGCGGGGCGTGCGCCGCGTGCTGTCCCACCTGGGTGTCACCTCACCCGACGCCGCGAGTGCGGATGTCGTGCCAACCACTATCCTCGGGTCGTCGTCGTGGGTTCGCAGTCCACAATCCGGGCTTGCCCGCCTCGACGTCGAACTCGGCGACACGGTCACCGAACGCCAGACCATCGGTGTCGTCGCCGACGCCATCGGCACCACCCAGCGCCCGATTCGAGCCCCGAGAGCCGGGGTCGTGA